The Deltaproteobacteria bacterium genome includes a window with the following:
- a CDS encoding ATP-binding protein: MTDIHELAPADLRWTLDLDSLSFETTADLEPLDEILGQERGTRALRFGIGIKKPGYNILVTGAPGTGRMDAVRKVLSKAAGANGTPGDLCYLNNFKNTEAPILIRLGPGLGVRLKKAMQDLVEDLKKEVPKLFESPEYLNRKNEINEAYEKKTATFFLNLEKRVKEAGFALVTFQGRQGQPPEVMPIVDGEPTPVLKLEQMVEKGRFPKDEFERIKTEHLEIKTEIDSIFLQIRALQKEIQEKNRQADKLMFSNLAEGLIAPLKTEFSCAELDKYFQHMIDDMVDNLPIFLTQDRPQVPMIPLGDPFEPYSVNVLVDNSEQQGPPVIIEEYPTYRNLFGGIERIVDRSGVWRTDFSKIKAGSFVRANGGYLVLNLLDAIVEPGVWPSLKRALKSRKMEIQTYDPFYLFTTSAMKPEPIEMDIKVIVLADPYWYQLFQHYDEDVPKVFKVRADFDSTMARTDEAVFQLARFIGARSAEHGLHPFDRSAVAAVVEEAVRMGGRREKLAATFPRLTDLLMEADYLAAENGRDIVRAEDVTAAVDARIHRSSLIEEKIQEMIDRGSIMIDTDGARVGQINGLAVYSLGDVMFGKPSRITAATSMGKAGIINIEREADLSGSTHNKGVLILSGYLRAMFAQNKPLAVSASIAFEQSYAGVDGDSASSTEMHALLSSLSGVPIKQGIAVTGSVNQNGEVQAIGGVNHKIEGFYACCRAKGLTGEQGVLIPKANVADLMLKPEVVEAVAHGRFHVWAVSTIEEGIEILTGKKAGARKKDGTYPKGSLYALVDARLDTLAKALAAFGKDENSKE, translated from the coding sequence ATGACTGATATTCATGAATTGGCACCGGCCGATCTGCGCTGGACGCTCGATCTCGACTCCCTGTCTTTTGAAACCACGGCCGATCTCGAACCCTTGGATGAAATTCTGGGGCAGGAGCGCGGGACGCGGGCGTTGCGCTTTGGAATCGGGATCAAAAAACCGGGGTACAACATTCTGGTCACCGGTGCCCCGGGCACCGGGCGCATGGACGCGGTCAGGAAGGTGCTGTCCAAGGCGGCGGGGGCCAATGGCACGCCCGGCGACCTGTGCTACCTCAATAATTTCAAGAATACCGAGGCTCCGATTCTGATCCGTCTCGGTCCGGGCCTTGGTGTTCGTCTCAAGAAAGCCATGCAGGACCTGGTCGAGGACTTGAAGAAGGAAGTCCCCAAGCTTTTCGAGAGCCCGGAATATCTGAACCGCAAGAACGAGATCAACGAAGCCTACGAGAAAAAGACCGCGACTTTTTTTCTGAATCTGGAAAAGCGGGTCAAGGAGGCGGGTTTCGCCCTGGTCACGTTCCAGGGCCGCCAGGGACAGCCGCCGGAAGTCATGCCCATCGTGGATGGCGAGCCCACGCCGGTCTTGAAACTGGAACAGATGGTCGAGAAGGGGCGTTTCCCCAAGGATGAGTTCGAACGGATCAAGACCGAGCATCTGGAAATCAAGACCGAGATTGATTCCATTTTTTTGCAGATCCGGGCGCTGCAGAAGGAAATTCAGGAAAAGAACCGTCAGGCCGACAAACTCATGTTTTCCAACCTGGCCGAGGGTCTTATCGCGCCGCTCAAGACGGAATTTTCCTGCGCCGAGTTGGACAAGTATTTCCAGCACATGATCGACGACATGGTCGACAATCTGCCTATTTTTTTGACCCAGGATCGCCCCCAGGTGCCCATGATCCCCCTGGGGGATCCGTTCGAGCCCTACAGCGTTAACGTCTTGGTGGACAACAGCGAGCAGCAGGGGCCTCCGGTCATCATCGAGGAATATCCGACCTATCGCAATCTGTTCGGCGGCATCGAGCGCATCGTGGACCGTTCGGGGGTATGGCGCACGGATTTTTCCAAGATCAAGGCCGGATCCTTTGTGCGGGCCAATGGCGGATATCTGGTTCTCAATCTGCTCGACGCCATTGTCGAACCCGGCGTGTGGCCGTCGCTCAAACGGGCCCTTAAAAGCCGGAAAATGGAGATCCAGACCTACGATCCGTTCTATCTGTTCACCACTTCGGCCATGAAGCCCGAACCCATTGAAATGGACATCAAGGTCATCGTCCTGGCCGACCCGTATTGGTATCAATTATTCCAACATTACGACGAGGACGTGCCCAAGGTTTTCAAGGTCCGGGCGGATTTCGACAGCACCATGGCGCGTACCGACGAGGCCGTCTTCCAGCTCGCCCGTTTTATTGGCGCCAGGAGCGCGGAGCACGGGTTGCATCCGTTCGACCGCTCGGCCGTGGCCGCGGTGGTCGAGGAGGCGGTGCGCATGGGCGGACGCCGGGAAAAGCTGGCCGCGACCTTCCCGCGTTTGACCGATCTGCTCATGGAGGCGGATTATCTGGCGGCCGAAAATGGTCGGGACATCGTGCGCGCCGAGGACGTGACCGCCGCCGTGGATGCCCGGATCCATCGTTCCAGCCTGATCGAGGAAAAAATTCAAGAGATGATTGATCGTGGCTCCATCATGATCGACACGGACGGAGCCAGGGTTGGGCAGATCAACGGTTTGGCCGTGTACAGTCTGGGTGATGTCATGTTCGGCAAGCCCAGTCGGATCACGGCCGCGACGTCCATGGGCAAGGCCGGCATCATCAACATCGAGCGCGAGGCGGATCTGTCCGGGAGCACCCACAACAAGGGCGTGCTTATCCTGAGTGGCTATCTGCGGGCCATGTTCGCCCAGAACAAACCGTTGGCCGTGAGCGCGTCCATCGCCTTCGAGCAAAGCTACGCCGGCGTGGACGGGGACAGTGCCTCGTCCACGGAAATGCATGCCTTGTTGTCCAGCCTGTCCGGGGTGCCCATCAAGCAGGGCATCGCCGTGACCGGGTCGGTCAACCAGAATGGAGAAGTCCAGGCCATTGGCGGTGTGAACCACAAGATCGAGGGTTTTTACGCCTGTTGCCGGGCCAAGGGGTTGACCGGCGAGCAGGGCGTGCTCATTCCCAAGGCCAACGTGGCGGACTTGATGCTCAAGCCCGAAGTGGTCGAGGCGGTGGCACATGGTCGGTTTCATGTCTGGGCCGTGAGCACCATCGAGGAAGGAATCGAAATTTTGACTGGCAAAAAGGCCGGCGCGCGGAAAAAGGACGGCACGTACCCCAAGGGTTCCCTGTACGCCTTGGTCGACGCCCGCCTGGACACGCTGGCCAAGGCCCTTGCCGCCTTTGGCAAGGACGAAAACTCAAAGGAATGA
- a CDS encoding Hsp20/alpha crystallin family protein, whose amino-acid sequence MSDLHLWHMDELNKLRRDMQELFDCLVRDFCKPFDLRMPSQEPELHVEVTADAIVVTLRAPELKPETLHFAIQGRWLFIRGDRIDADARRRTVIRRSFATTVQLPCPVRGDKVVARFDDGVLRIHLPNCPAPGRSCSDEAPGHNERGGND is encoded by the coding sequence ATGTCCGATTTGCATCTCTGGCACATGGACGAGCTGAACAAGCTCCGGCGGGACATGCAGGAATTGTTCGATTGCTTGGTCCGGGATTTTTGCAAGCCCTTTGATTTGCGCATGCCCAGTCAGGAGCCCGAACTTCACGTGGAGGTCACGGCGGACGCGATCGTGGTCACGCTTCGCGCTCCGGAGTTGAAGCCGGAAACCCTTCACTTCGCGATCCAGGGCCGGTGGTTGTTTATTCGCGGGGACAGGATCGACGCCGACGCGCGGCGGCGGACCGTCATCCGCCGATCCTTCGCCACCACGGTGCAGCTGCCCTGCCCGGTTCGGGGCGACAAGGTGGTGGCTCGTTTCGACGATGGCGTGCTGCGCATCCATCTTCCCAATTGTCCGGCCCCGGGGCGATCCTGTTCCGACGAGGCGCCAGGGCACAACGAACGAGGTGGAAATGACTGA
- a CDS encoding ATP-binding cassette domain-containing protein, with the protein MSLYELSGVSMTHDGRRILDVDHLGLEMGQAYSLQGPNGAGKSTLLGVLAFLTPPHAGEVRFAGKVVVWSESELRPLRRQVGLVEQHPIMFSRSVRDNVGFGLKLRGLTGLELSRRVEDALDLVGLTHLADAHAPRLSGGETQRVAIARALACGPRVLLLDEPTASVDTQNRAVIEQVVADMRDSRGMTIVLCTHNRSQAWALCPNVIYMEAGRVVSRALVNAFAGQFFEEDGQAWCRIATGFCMPVDTTLRGRGRVVVDPEQITLKPVDGPGLNRGPIFRIELEGEQVLVSVDLGRPLRVQVPFSKFRAQDLDVGALVEARFAASGIECSV; encoded by the coding sequence ATGAGCCTGTACGAATTGTCCGGCGTGTCCATGACCCATGATGGCCGCCGCATTTTGGACGTGGACCATCTGGGTCTCGAAATGGGGCAGGCGTATTCCCTGCAGGGACCCAACGGCGCCGGAAAGTCGACCCTGCTGGGAGTCCTGGCTTTTTTGACGCCGCCCCACGCCGGCGAGGTGCGTTTTGCCGGCAAGGTCGTGGTCTGGTCGGAATCCGAGCTGCGCCCGCTGCGACGCCAAGTGGGTTTGGTGGAACAACATCCGATCATGTTCAGCCGCAGTGTGCGCGACAACGTCGGTTTTGGCCTGAAATTGCGCGGCCTGACCGGCCTGGAGTTGTCCCGTCGGGTCGAGGACGCCCTGGATTTGGTGGGTCTGACCCATCTGGCCGATGCCCATGCTCCCCGGCTTTCCGGCGGCGAGACCCAGCGCGTGGCCATTGCCCGCGCCCTGGCCTGCGGGCCGCGCGTTTTGCTGCTGGATGAACCCACGGCCAGCGTGGACACCCAAAACCGGGCCGTCATCGAACAGGTCGTGGCGGACATGCGGGACAGTCGGGGCATGACCATTGTTTTGTGCACGCACAACCGCTCCCAGGCGTGGGCCTTGTGCCCGAACGTGATCTATATGGAGGCTGGCCGCGTGGTTTCGCGGGCCCTGGTCAACGCTTTTGCCGGCCAATTTTTCGAGGAGGACGGGCAGGCCTGGTGTCGGATCGCGACAGGGTTTTGCATGCCGGTGGACACGACGCTGCGGGGCCGGGGCCGGGTGGTCGTGGATCCGGAACAAATCACCTTGAAGCCCGTGGACGGCCCTGGTTTGAATCGCGGGCCGATTTTTCGGATCGAGCTGGAAGGGGAGCAGGTTTTGGTCAGCGTGGATTTGGGGCGCCCCTTGCGGGTCCAGGTGCCGTTTTCCAAATTTCGGGCTCAAGATCTGGATGTTGGCGCCTTGGTCGAGGCCCGGTTTGCCGCGTCCGGGATCGAGTGCTCCGTCTAG
- a CDS encoding ABC transporter permease subunit, which yields MFLDSLWSALTLLTSMDAELFFIVGVSLNISIWSTLAACVLGIPIGFGIGIGRFRGKQALITFFNTMLALPTVVIGLLVYSLLSRRGVFGPLGWLYTQKAMIIGQIILITPIIVAFTIAAVGRVDDRFRRTALTLGATPWQVALVVLREARFSIMAAVVAAFGRVISEIGISMMLGGNAKGFTRTMTTAMALEYDKGEFVLSLALGIVLLALSLVVNTALGYVQGRTVR from the coding sequence ATGTTTCTGGATAGTCTGTGGTCCGCGTTGACGTTGCTCACCAGCATGGACGCGGAACTTTTTTTTATTGTCGGCGTTTCTCTCAATATCAGCATCTGGTCCACGCTGGCCGCGTGCGTCCTGGGTATTCCCATTGGCTTTGGGATCGGCATTGGCCGTTTTCGGGGCAAACAGGCGCTGATTACTTTTTTCAACACCATGCTGGCCCTGCCCACGGTGGTTATCGGGCTTTTGGTGTACTCGCTTCTTTCCAGGCGTGGCGTTTTTGGCCCCCTGGGGTGGCTGTACACGCAAAAAGCCATGATCATCGGTCAGATCATCTTGATCACCCCGATCATTGTCGCCTTCACCATCGCCGCTGTCGGACGTGTCGACGACCGTTTTCGGCGCACCGCCCTGACCCTGGGCGCCACCCCCTGGCAAGTGGCCCTGGTCGTGTTGCGCGAGGCCCGGTTCAGCATCATGGCCGCGGTGGTGGCCGCTTTTGGCCGGGTCATTTCCGAAATCGGCATTTCCATGATGCTCGGCGGCAACGCCAAGGGGTTCACGCGGACCATGACCACGGCCATGGCCCTGGAGTATGACAAGGGTGAATTCGTGCTGTCCCTGGCCTTGGGCATCGTGCTGCTGGCTCTGAGCCTGGTCGTGAATACTGCCTTGGGTTATGTGCAGGGGAGGACCGTGCGATGA
- a CDS encoding tungsten ABC transporter substrate-binding protein, with protein sequence MKKIGMLVAVLSLLLPTLVAAQDKVLKMSTTTSTQSSGLLDVLLPEFKKDTGIEVKVMAKGTGAAIRDGMDGNVDVIFVHDPAREEKFVADGYGTKRYYVMFNDFLLIGPASDPAGAKGKDAAVAMKKIARSEAVFVSRGDDSGTHAKEQELWKDSGLELKEEDAVFKAKNKEVTFKAVHPAAMKGFMSIGQGMGKTLVFAEEKQGYTITDRGTYVQYKYGRQEGLDLEPICEGDKRLFNPYGVIPVNPAKFSHVRFDLADAFAKWLVSERGQAVIANYKLLGQQLFFPDAK encoded by the coding sequence ATGAAAAAAATCGGAATGCTGGTTGCGGTGTTGAGTCTTTTGCTGCCCACGCTGGTGGCCGCCCAGGACAAGGTTTTGAAAATGTCGACCACGACCAGCACGCAGTCGTCGGGCCTGCTGGACGTCTTGCTGCCTGAGTTCAAGAAGGACACGGGGATCGAGGTCAAGGTCATGGCCAAGGGAACCGGCGCGGCCATCCGTGACGGCATGGACGGCAATGTGGATGTTATTTTCGTGCATGATCCTGCCCGCGAGGAAAAATTCGTGGCCGATGGGTACGGTACAAAACGGTATTATGTCATGTTCAACGACTTTTTGTTGATCGGCCCGGCGAGCGACCCCGCTGGCGCCAAGGGCAAGGACGCCGCCGTCGCCATGAAGAAGATCGCCCGGTCCGAGGCCGTGTTCGTCTCCCGTGGAGACGATAGCGGCACCCATGCCAAGGAGCAGGAATTGTGGAAGGACAGCGGCCTCGAACTCAAGGAAGAGGACGCCGTGTTCAAGGCCAAGAACAAGGAGGTGACCTTCAAGGCCGTTCATCCAGCCGCGATGAAGGGGTTCATGTCCATTGGCCAGGGCATGGGCAAGACCCTGGTTTTTGCCGAGGAAAAGCAGGGCTACACCATCACGGATCGTGGAACCTATGTGCAATACAAGTATGGCCGGCAGGAAGGTTTGGATCTGGAGCCCATTTGCGAGGGAGACAAGAGATTGTTCAATCCCTACGGCGTGATCCCGGTCAATCCCGCCAAGTTTTCGCATGTCCGTTTTGATTTGGCCGATGCCTTCGCCAAATGGCTGGTCTCGGAACGCGGGCAGGCCGTCATCGCCAACTACAAACTGCTTGGTCAACAGCTCTTTTTCCCCGACGCCAAGTAA